In Deltaproteobacteria bacterium, the DNA window GGTGAATCGATTCTCACCTTCTCAAGCCAGTAGAGGGCCTTTTCACGGGCCTCCTTTTTCTGATTAATCTCAGTATTTAGCAGTATGGACTCCGTAATCTGGCTGCCTACCGTCATAAATGGATTCATGGACGCCTTCGCGTCCTGGAAGATCATTGATATTTCTCTGCCCCGTATCTCCTTCATGACCCTGTCTATTTTTTTTTGCCAGCCCCCATTGTCCTTTTGCAGCGCCATGATCATGCCGTCAATTTCTTTTACCTTCACATAATTATCAAGATTGTGGAGCAGGCTTTTTAACATTCCACTGGATTTAAATTCCACAGCGCCGCTAATGACGCCCGGCGCTGCCTCGATGAGACCCATAATGGACTGGGCCGTAACACTCTTGCCGCTCCCGCTCTCACCGACAATACCCAGGGTTTCTCCCTGATTTATGCGGAGTGTGACGCCGTCTACGGAACGGATGAAAGCCTTTTTACCGCTTGAGTAAAAATAGGTTTTGAGCTCTTCCACTTTTAAAACCGGCGTTTCGCTCATCGTCCTCTCTTCCTCTCCAAAACATTATTCAGCCCGTCGCCAAGAAGATGAAAACCCATGATGGTAAAGAGTATGGCAAGAGCCGGCGCCGTAGAGGGCCAGAATTTCCCCTGCAAAAAGTAGTTTGAACCGGACTGCACCATGTTGCCCCAGGAAGGGACGGGCTCCTGAACGCCGAAACCGAGGTAACTGAGACTGGTCTCCATCAATATGGCCTCGGCCATGCCGAGCGTTGCCTGAATTATCAGAATGGACCGGCAGTTGTTCCACAGAACATGCCTCACGATAATATCGCCATTGGAGAGACCGAGCGCTATGGCTGCTTCAATAAAATTTTTCTGTTTGAGAAACTGGATTTTCCCCTTTACAAGAAGCGCAACGGCAGGAACATTGGTGATACCCACAATGATCATAATGTAATAGATATCAGGCTTGAAGGCAGCCACAGTTAGAAGAATAAGGACAAGGCGCGGAAAGGAATCGATGAGGTTTGTCACATAGGTAATGACCGTTTCAATCCAGCCCTCCTTAAAACCGGCCAGCGTTCCCAATAGAGTACCTAAAAAAAGCATGATCGCCACAGCCAGCAGGCCGGGCAGAAAGTATGCCTGGATGCCGACAATCAATCTCGACAGGATATCCCGCCCCATATAATCGGTTCCCAGTATGTACCCCGATGTGCCGGGAGCGGCCATAAGGAGATCAAAGCTCATTTCGTCGGGATCGTGAGGAAGCAGCTTAAATGTGCCCAGGAGATAAGAAACCACTACAAGGATGACAACGAAAAGACCATAGCCGATATAAAGGAGGTCCAGCTTGTCTGTATTCTTCCAGAAGGGGAGGTCTGAAAATTCGCCTATCTCCCTTGAAGTCTGACTGTATTTCTTCATTAATGGGTCACCTTTTTATTAATGTCCTTTTGACGCCCTGGGATTAACCATGATATAGACGACCTTCTGCATAAGACTCCCAAAACGGACGATGACGGCGGCAATAATGGTAATGCCCATAATGAGCGGATAATCCCTGTCCTGCGCAGCCTGCCATGCCATCCTGCCCATGCCGGGCCAGTTAAAGACCTGTTCCACGACGACGGCACCACCGAGAATAAAGGGAACCTTTGATGCAATGATGGAGGAGACAGGGATAAGGATTCCCTCCTTAAAAGCATGACGCCATACCGAAGCTCCCTTTGCACGCGCCGTCCGGATATAATCTTCAGAAAAGACCCTTGACATTTCCTCACGAAGGTAACGAACAATTTCACTGACGGTTCCGTTGCCGATTCCAAGAACAAACATGGGAAGAATAAAATAGAGCCAGCCGAACTTCTCTGTTCCCGAAGAGCCGAAGGCAATAGGGAAGAGCCCTAACTTACGGGTAAAAACGTAGATTGCGATATAGCCGAGCCAGAAAACAGGAAGCGCCGAAATGACGTAGGCGAAGATGGTAAAAGACCAGCTCAAAACGTTAACACCCCTTCTGGCAGAAAAAAGAGCAATGGGAACAGCTATAATTAAGGTGATAAACATGGACCCGACGGTGAGATAGAGTGTATTTATGCCCACCCTGACGACCTCGCCCAGCACAGGGAGGCCTGTTCTTAAAGAGGTCCCGAAATTTCCGCTGAGCATGCCTGCAAGCCAGGAAAAGTATTGTCCATACCAGGCGGTTGACGCTTCTGCTGCTTTCTGCAAGGATTGCCTTGCCCCATCATCAGCCATTTGCTCCTTTAAAAGGAGAGAGAAAGGATCGCCAGGCGAGAGGTAGAGAATAATAAAGACAACAAAACTGACGCCAAGGAGCAGCAGCGCCGTTATTCCAAATTCTCTGGCAAGCAAAAGGGCAACCGGTTTTATGGCGGAAATTTTCATGACATATAAGCTTCTGTTGAGGTTGTTTGAACCTGGAAAAAATGTTGGGCGCCCATAGCGAGCGCAATATATGGCGTTCACAGCGCTTTTAAAAACCCCTGGCTTCACCCACAGACGAACAGACATTGAGGGGGAAGTACTGTGCAATCAAAAGCTGGCGCTACATACTGTGATGCCACTACTTTTTTCAGGTTCAAGGGCTTTTCAGTACTGAAAAGCCCTCTTTTAATTATCCGGAAACGCTCATTTCTGCTCCTCTTTCGGGATGTACCATCCGTCGGCAAAAGAGAAGAACTTGTACGGGTGGATCGCCACATGCCTCAATTTCCTGTTGTAAGCGGCATAGTTAGTCAAAGTCCAGAGGAAGGTATAAGGGGCTTCTTCCGCTATAAGGGCATGAAGCTTTCTGTTGATGGTCCGCCTCTTCTCATGATCGAGCGTCAGTTTACTTTCCACAATGAGACTGTCCACTTGCTGATTGGAATAGGCCGAAAAATTGTTTTTCCAGGGTCCTATCTCAGAGGAGTGAAAGAGGGAGGATATATCGGCAGAATCATCAAATACCCATGACGCAAAAATGATGTCGAAATCATGCTTTAGGAAAACGTCCTCTTTCCAGGACAACCATTCCCTGAAGTCGACCTTAATATGAACACCGATCTTTTTAAGATAACTGCCGAAGGCGAGAACGACCCGTTTGACGGCCTCACTCTCTTTTTCAATGGGGACTTTAAGGGTAAGGCCAAGCCTGTTGCCGTCCTTCTCCATAATACCGTCACTCCCCATTTTAAATCCCGCCTCCGTTAAAAGGTCCTTCGCTTTTTGCGGATCGTAGGGGATGGTCTGCACATCCAGGTTATAGGCCCAACTGCCGGGAGCAAAAGGCCCTGAAATGAGCGTTCCCTGCCCATTGAAAAAGGAGTCAAGCATCTCCTGCCTGTTGACTGCATAGGAGAAGGCCTTCCTGACACGCTTGTCTGAAAGCACGGGATTGCGCATATTGTAGCCGAAAAACGAGTAGGAGAGCGCATTGTAAGGTTCAAGGACAAAGCGCTTGTCTCCCTGGATTTCAGGAATAATACGGGGATTAACAAGTACCATCATATCGATTGCGTTAAACATGAGCGCCTGTGACATGATGTTCTGATCGGCAAAGGGCTTGGCAATGAATTTATCGATATGAGGACGGCCCTTGAAATAGTTTTCATTGACCATAAGAATGACTTCCCTGTCGGAAGTGATATTCTTTATCATGTAGGGTCCCGTGCCGATAGGTTTATGCACGAAGGGATCTTCCCGGGTCAGGTATTCCGGGTTCACAGGCCCATGCCGGGGAATAACCTTGAAACTGAATTTTGCAAGGGCATTGAGGACGGGCCGCTTCAATTTAAACTGAACCGTATATTCTTCCAGCTTTGTCGCACTGGCAATAAATTCGTAACGCACCTTTAAAGCGGTGATCGTTTTGGGATGCATCATTACGTTAAAAGTAAAGACAACATCGTCGGCCGTGAGCAATAGTTTTTCTTCATTCTCATCCTTCGGATGCCAGGTAACGTCCTTCCTGAGATAGAAGGTATAAAGCAGTCCATCTTCCGATATGTCCCACCTCTCTGCAAGTTCGGGCACTATTTCCTGTTTTTCATTAATCCCCACAAGGCCGTTAAAGACAAGCTCACTGATCCTCAGCGCAATCATGTCATTACTGGTAACAGGATCCAGCGTTGCAGGTCTGCCGTATTCAGCGTAGTTCATCGTTCCACCGTCCGGTCTGGCGCCACTTTCTTCACTTGCTGCCGCCTGGGGAAACATGAGCAGCAAGACACCGGCAGCCATTAATAAGGAAATCCTCTGTAATTTTTTCATAAACTCCTCCTCCAACGTTATCTATGCTTCTTTTAATATTAAACAGCCTCTAAAGTGTTACTTGGTTTTCATCGGTGAACTTCAAATCCCCCCTCACCCCCCTTTTTCAAAAAAGGGAAATAAATGTCTTCCCCGTCGAACAAGGGGGATTTTCTCATTGAACACTATTTAAAATATCTTTACATCTCCCGCGCTTTTTTGTTCAAGTGAATAGATTCCCTGCATAACAACCTGTATCTGCCGAAGGGCGGAAAACTGCTTACTCATTTCAAAATATATTTCAAGGGCCTCGGAAAACTGCTTTGTTTTGTAATAGGCCTCGGAAAGGGAGACAAGCAAAAGGGGAGCATTGAATTCGATCCTGTTTTTATTCCCCTTATCGCGAACGGACTCCATATAAATAACGGCATTTTTGTAGTCCTTCTTCCCAAGATAATGACTGCCGATAGCAAAGTTAAGAGCGTAATGCTTTTTTCCTTTCTTTTGCGCTGCCACAGCCAGCGCCTTTGAAAAGACCTGGGGGAAATCGATTTTTAGCCTGTTGCAGGCAAAGAGGACCTCTGCAAGGAGATCAGCATTGGCCTTTTCTTTAGGGGAAAGGTTATTCCAGAAAGAGGTCAGCGCTTTTTTGTTTCCTTTCCTGTAGCTGTTGTATGCCTGCCTGCTTCTGGCCTTCACCTTGAAAGGTCCGGGCATTCCCGCTGACGATAAAAAGGAATCCGTTACAACAATTGATCTGTCAAGGGAACCAAAGGCACTATAGGCTTCACCCAGATAATAGGCGGAGGGTCCTTTGACCTTAGCGTCTGTTGACGCCTTGTCGAGATAATGAATAGCCGCAGCGCCATAGAAAAGAGACAGGTTTTTCAGCAGGTCGATATCATAATAACGAATTACCTTGTTTTTTGCCGCCCTCTCTTCATAGGAATAGCCTTTCAGATCGGAAAGGGCCAGCAGGGCAAGCCCTTCATCGACAAGCCCCTTGTCGGCATAAACACCGATAATATTTTTTACCATTCGCGCGGAAGGCCTTCCTTGCCGTTTCTTTAAAAGTTGAAGCGCTTTTTTACAGAGTGAAACCGGTTCAGGCTTGCTAATTCCAGCCTTAACGTAAATATGGGCAAGTTCCGACAGCAATTCCGGGTCGGAACCCGGCAGGCGGGACCAGACTGCTTTTGCCTTCTTTTTCTTCCCTTGCATAAAGTAGGCAAGGCCGAGCTTGGCCCTTGCAATGTCCCTGTATTTCTTCGGTGTTTTTTTATAGCCAATAAATTTACCGAGATAGGCGGCCGCTTTCTTCGACCGGCCCGCTTCCAGAAAAGCTTCCCCCAGATAGAGCCTGATGAAACGGCTTTTGTCCTTGCCCGATCTTTTAGAGAGTCTTTCCAGGTAATCATTATGCAGCGTGAGCGAGAGCTGGTACAGTTTGTCATGCAAACGGGCATTGTTCAGAAAGATCATGCCAAGGGTGAGGTTTGCCGCGCCACTTTCAGCCGGTTTACTTTTACTCACATGGGGAAGCAGCATACCCGCCGCATCCTCATAATGGTTCTTTTTGTAGAGCGCCAACGCTCCCTTCACCGGATCTGTCGCTGAATGGGCAGGGAATACGAGGGCTGCCGAGATCATTACAGATAAAAATATTTTCATGCTTGCTCCTGGGCTATCAATTATCAATTACAATTATTAAGGTTTGCTACAGATCATCAGCCTTTTCATTAAATTTATCCGAGCCGGTTTCTTTCTCCTCCTTGCTATCGACAAGAGGCACCGCTTTTTTCAGTTCCGCAATAAAAATGTGGTCCCACTGTTCAACCTGCGCCCGAAAGGCAATTATCCCGGCCACTGAACTCGTTACGTCATGGTTCATCTTTGTTCCCGTTTTGAGATGAACTTCGCTTTTCTTTTCAATATCAACGATATAGATTGGATTGAAGGCCTTCTCATCGTTTTTAACATAGACGATCCTTTTGCCATCAGGCATCCAGGCCGGCCCTGTTTCAACATCGGGTATTACATTTTTGGCCACCACCTTCGCTGCCAGCCCTTCTCCTCCGGCAGGATCGGAACCGTCCGAAGAAACGACGACAAGCGCCCAGACCTTGGGATCATCTTTATCATTATAGTTGGAATAAAATGCGATCTTCTCTCCGTCGGGAGACCAGCTGGGCCGGAGGTCGTCATATTTCCATGTTGTTAGAAACCCCACCGACTTACGGGGAATTTTTACGTTATGTATTACAGAAATATCATGGTTTTCATTACTCCCGTAAATCATGGCCAGTTTTTTGCCGTCAGGAGACCACCGGGGATAGAGATAAGACTTTTCACCACTCGTTACCTTCCTTGTTTCAGTTTTTACAAGGCTTCGAAAATAGACCTCTGCTTTACCCGAACGGCTCGATACAAACACCAGGGTATCGCCAAGAGGCGACCACTGCACATGGCCGTCTTTTCCCTCATCTTCGGTAAGCCTGTTGATGGTCTCATTCCCCATATTACGAAGATAAAGATCATAGTTGCCGTTCCCGCCGTTACTCATAAAGGCGAACCTGTCTCCTCCGGGGGACCAGCTTATTCCCGAGTTGTAGCTCATCTCTTCAAGAACGCCTGAAAAAAAGAAATCCATTCCCCCTTCCTCATCTGAGGAGCGGTAGTATACTTTCTCCATAACAGACCCAAACAAATTCGATATAATAATTTCCTTCTTCCCGCCGCTGCTTCTCTCGAAAGCAAGCAGATCTCCCGACGGGGACCATACGGGATTGGAATCATTGCTGCCCGATTTGCTCTTTGTCAGAGGGCGGACATAGAGCGGCTCTATGAACCTGGGTGCAGGCACGGCGCCCTTTTCCCTTTTAACAGCCTTAACTCCGCTTTCTTCCTCTTGAGGACTGCCCTCCTTCTGAACTCCCCCGGCTATTGTTTCTCTCTCTACAGCGCTCTCCGGAAGGGCCTCCTCATACTGGCCCGTTCCTTCACTTCCCTCACATACAGGGGGGCGGCCGGGTTCATCCAATGCCTTGCCCTCCCCCGGGCCACTTTCTTCAAAGGTCTCCCCCTTTGCCGAAACCCGGCCGGCGGAGGGTTCGACGGGGGAACAGGTCTCCGAGAAGGAAGCATTGCTATAGAACAGAATGATAGTAAAAACGGCCAAAGCTGCAATCACAGTGCCTCTGCTCACTATCTTCCCTCCTTACATAAGGTCTTTAATCTGGGTCCACCGTTTTTGGGCCGCCTCGCGTATGCCGGCAAAATTGCCATCGCTCTCCAGCTTTTTCGGGAAAAAGTCAAAATATTCCCTCCAGGCAAGGTCAGCCTTGTTAAGTATTGAATTTTTTCTCGTTGCCATGTAGAGCTTGTGAAATGAAATGGCCCGATAATAATAAGTGTCATGCACCGCTTCATCATAGTGCGCTGTGGGGAAGAACCTTGTATTTTGTTTCGCTCTTTCCAGGTTTTTTATGGCTGCCGCAAAATTTTTAGCGGCTTCCCTTTTGTCGGACTTTAGCAGACTATTTCCATGTTCATAATAGGCGTGTCCAAGATTGGTATAGGTAACGGCAAACTGTTTATAGACCAATTGCTTGTTTTCAGGAAGCGTGAGCACATTTTCAAATTCCCGAATGGCTGCAACGTAATCTTTCTTTTCATCCATATAGAGCCGGGCCAGACTGTGACGGATATCAGAATAGTCAGGGTGGTTCTTTTCCGCATTGGCATAGGCCTTGATAGCGGCGTCAACATTTCCATTTCTTTCCGCTTCCCTGCCGATCTTGAGCGTATCCTTAAATAGAACGATTTTCTTGCTGCCCGTACGGTCCACCACCTTTTCTTTAAAATCTATTATCTTTTCCCAATGGCGGTAGTTACCGGGCGCTGAAATTTTTATTTTGTGAAAACCGAATGTAACCGATTTACCCTCAACGATAGGCGTTGTCCCCACATTTTTGCCGTCTATAAAGACGGCGGCATTGCTCGGCGCCGATTCAACCTTGAAGAGCGCGTTGTTTACGTTAAGAACAAAGGCCTTCTCTTCCATCTCTTTTTCTATCCATACCTCATCAACCAACTGCTTGTACCCATGCCTGTATAAAACAATATCCATCCCTTTACCAAGCTTGACCGGTACTTTGGCTTTACCATTGCGGTCCGTCGTTCCAACCCATCTGCCATCGAGATAAACATTTGTTCCGGCAAGGGGCGTTACGTCCGGCGGCAGTCCTCCGTTTACCTTAAGGATAAAGAAGTTCCGGGCTGCCTTTTGCTCTTCTTCTTTAAACAAGCGCCTCACCACTTTGCTGCCAACCTTGACATCCCCCTTGGCTTTCAGAAACTCCACCTCACCCCATGACACATCACTTTTAGCGCTTTTTACCTTGAAAGTCCCAATTTCACTGAAACTCTTAACCTTGCCTTGATTGTCGAGGCGGGCCTCCATGAGGGAAAATTCCATCCCCTTTCTCACCCCATAGTCAACCTTGCCGAGATTTATCTTATATTCATCTTCTTCAGCAGCCGCTACCGTTCCCTCAAAAGGGAACTGTCTCATAATGTTATTAACCAGTTTCTTGGCCACCTTCTTAATATGTTTTGCCTTTTTAGCCGTGCTGATCTGGCTGAGTAAAAGTTTTCCACTCGACGTATAGACCTTTGTCTCAAAGATATAGCCCTTTTCTTTCTTCGCGACACTCCCCAGGATAACCATATCGACTGTTCGCATAAGCTTTGTTTTCTGCCATCCCCTGGTTGTCATTTTTTCAATGGTCGTCTTTGACTTGTTCATCTTTTGAAGTAGTTTGGCACGGGGGACCCCCTTAAAGCTCATATAGCTAAAAAGGCGGTTTCCGACAGCCTCTTCAATACGGGAAATCACATTATCCATAGGTTCTTCAGGGCTGTTGTTCACATATCCCACAATACCGACCCTGATCGGTTTGGGAGTAGCGGGGTAGAAATACCTCTGTACATACAGGTCGTCGTCGAGAACAACCTTTTGTTCCCATCTGTCAGGAATAAAGCCGGGGGCGGAGAGTGACAGGAGAACCTTTTTACCGGGTTTACCCTTATACTTATAAAGATAGGAGCCGTTGGCCCTGGTCTTGCCCATTGTTTTACCGTCAATAGCCACAGTAATGCCGGGGACGCCCTTTGTGAAACCATATTCATCGGTCATGGCCTTGACGGCAACGACGCTCTGTT includes these proteins:
- a CDS encoding ABC transporter substrate-binding protein; this translates as MKKLQRISLLMAAGVLLLMFPQAAASEESGARPDGGTMNYAEYGRPATLDPVTSNDMIALRISELVFNGLVGINEKQEIVPELAERWDISEDGLLYTFYLRKDVTWHPKDENEEKLLLTADDVVFTFNVMMHPKTITALKVRYEFIASATKLEEYTVQFKLKRPVLNALAKFSFKVIPRHGPVNPEYLTREDPFVHKPIGTGPYMIKNITSDREVILMVNENYFKGRPHIDKFIAKPFADQNIMSQALMFNAIDMMVLVNPRIIPEIQGDKRFVLEPYNALSYSFFGYNMRNPVLSDKRVRKAFSYAVNRQEMLDSFFNGQGTLISGPFAPGSWAYNLDVQTIPYDPQKAKDLLTEAGFKMGSDGIMEKDGNRLGLTLKVPIEKESEAVKRVVLAFGSYLKKIGVHIKVDFREWLSWKEDVFLKHDFDIIFASWVFDDSADISSLFHSSEIGPWKNNFSAYSNQQVDSLIVESKLTLDHEKRRTINRKLHALIAEEAPYTFLWTLTNYAAYNRKLRHVAIHPYKFFSFADGWYIPKEEQK
- a CDS encoding ABC transporter permease; amino-acid sequence: MKISAIKPVALLLAREFGITALLLLGVSFVVFIILYLSPGDPFSLLLKEQMADDGARQSLQKAAEASTAWYGQYFSWLAGMLSGNFGTSLRTGLPVLGEVVRVGINTLYLTVGSMFITLIIAVPIALFSARRGVNVLSWSFTIFAYVISALPVFWLGYIAIYVFTRKLGLFPIAFGSSGTEKFGWLYFILPMFVLGIGNGTVSEIVRYLREEMSRVFSEDYIRTARAKGASVWRHAFKEGILIPVSSIIASKVPFILGGAVVVEQVFNWPGMGRMAWQAAQDRDYPLIMGITIIAAVIVRFGSLMQKVVYIMVNPRASKGH
- a CDS encoding ABC transporter permease; its protein translation is MKKYSQTSREIGEFSDLPFWKNTDKLDLLYIGYGLFVVILVVVSYLLGTFKLLPHDPDEMSFDLLMAAPGTSGYILGTDYMGRDILSRLIVGIQAYFLPGLLAVAIMLFLGTLLGTLAGFKEGWIETVITYVTNLIDSFPRLVLILLTVAAFKPDIYYIMIIVGITNVPAVALLVKGKIQFLKQKNFIEAAIALGLSNGDIIVRHVLWNNCRSILIIQATLGMAEAILMETSLSYLGFGVQEPVPSWGNMVQSGSNYFLQGKFWPSTAPALAILFTIMGFHLLGDGLNNVLERKRGR
- a CDS encoding DPP IV N-terminal domain-containing protein, whose amino-acid sequence is MSRGTVIAALAVFTIILFYSNASFSETCSPVEPSAGRVSAKGETFEESGPGEGKALDEPGRPPVCEGSEGTGQYEEALPESAVERETIAGGVQKEGSPQEEESGVKAVKREKGAVPAPRFIEPLYVRPLTKSKSGSNDSNPVWSPSGDLLAFERSSGGKKEIIISNLFGSVMEKVYYRSSDEEGGMDFFFSGVLEEMSYNSGISWSPGGDRFAFMSNGGNGNYDLYLRNMGNETINRLTEDEGKDGHVQWSPLGDTLVFVSSRSGKAEVYFRSLVKTETRKVTSGEKSYLYPRWSPDGKKLAMIYGSNENHDISVIHNVKIPRKSVGFLTTWKYDDLRPSWSPDGEKIAFYSNYNDKDDPKVWALVVVSSDGSDPAGGEGLAAKVVAKNVIPDVETGPAWMPDGKRIVYVKNDEKAFNPIYIVDIEKKSEVHLKTGTKMNHDVTSSVAGIIAFRAQVEQWDHIFIAELKKAVPLVDSKEEKETGSDKFNEKADDL
- a CDS encoding PEGA domain-containing protein; this encodes MLKKDIKWLLLLIIPVMFLACTSDKKAEPEKKEFQLDLTVRLEGKALDGAKVTVNGIEEGTTDKKGKFSKVLKEAPGKEVTFSVSKEKPGYKINSWTQSFVMKEPGETPLKYVFEATLEWSKYITLFVSEDGRPLGGVSVTIGGKKSGETNQKGELVYKYRKAPKKGLAIAVSQKGYSSWKKRKKLNAGERVNIELYKQSVVAVKAMTDEYGFTKGVPGITVAIDGKTMGKTRANGSYLYKYKGKPGKKVLLSLSAPGFIPDRWEQKVVLDDDLYVQRYFYPATPKPIRVGIVGYVNNSPEEPMDNVISRIEEAVGNRLFSYMSFKGVPRAKLLQKMNKSKTTIEKMTTRGWQKTKLMRTVDMVILGSVAKKEKGYIFETKVYTSSGKLLLSQISTAKKAKHIKKVAKKLVNNIMRQFPFEGTVAAAEEDEYKINLGKVDYGVRKGMEFSLMEARLDNQGKVKSFSEIGTFKVKSAKSDVSWGEVEFLKAKGDVKVGSKVVRRLFKEEEQKAARNFFILKVNGGLPPDVTPLAGTNVYLDGRWVGTTDRNGKAKVPVKLGKGMDIVLYRHGYKQLVDEVWIEKEMEEKAFVLNVNNALFKVESAPSNAAVFIDGKNVGTTPIVEGKSVTFGFHKIKISAPGNYRHWEKIIDFKEKVVDRTGSKKIVLFKDTLKIGREAERNGNVDAAIKAYANAEKNHPDYSDIRHSLARLYMDEKKDYVAAIREFENVLTLPENKQLVYKQFAVTYTNLGHAYYEHGNSLLKSDKREAAKNFAAAIKNLERAKQNTRFFPTAHYDEAVHDTYYYRAISFHKLYMATRKNSILNKADLAWREYFDFFPKKLESDGNFAGIREAAQKRWTQIKDLM